The genome window TTTGTggcccattttgcgggccgcacatcTATTCTACGGTCCACTCTGCAACCGCAGAGTTGGTTTTAGAGGGTCCATTTTCTgattttaaaatccgaccccatTTGATTAAAAGCTATTAGGTCTCGTCTAGAAGGCAAAAATCTGCTATTTTAGAGTGAGGGGAGTGCTTTAGAGAGAAAGGAGGAAGCCCCAAGTACTTTGTTCATTAATCCTTGCTCAAGCTTTGAAATTCAActaggaaaactcacaaggtcttcacccaagaggtaagattctattcCCTAGCCCTCCATTTCGGGATTGGACTGAAAGTAGGTAATGAGAATGtgatttatgcatgcatgtaccatcaaggttGGTGCGAAGGTTATTGAGTGCAAATGGGTAAACATTGgattgtgggatgaaggaatccaccataggagaaccttgaaaccttagtgcacacctagtgcttgataaagtGCTCATATGAGCTGAAACTCCaagtatcttcctaattatggtttaaATTTGTCATGTTTCTAATAGATTGAAGTCACTATGATTTTTGGAACATTTAAGGAAATGAAGGgatctcaagtgaggtatgttggctaaaatcctCTTGTAGAATCATTTTACATGATGTCCTCGTAAGTTGCGACTATGATTGGCTCAATTTCTTATTTCTTATGTTCCGAGTCCTTCCTCTTTTAGATTTGATTATTCTAAAATAAGTGTTGTGTTGGAAGATGTATGTACTCAAAATGTATCCCAAATGTTCATATCATGATTCCCTATGAGAATGTAATCTAGTATGATCAATGTACCAAAGATGTTGTGAtttaaaaatcatgtttcaattgcaagttaGTATGCCTATCTGTGGAAgagaaactcaatgtgcttaagactcttatttTCTCgtatgtgtacttaaagtcttgatttaaAATTCTCTTATTGATGATAATCCATGGTAACGCTTGAAAGTTATAGAGGTGAGTATGAAATATAGAATACAGCTGACGCGCtaagaatgatattacaattgtggccacaagtgccaatgaaatgaaaagatgtgtgaaagattatgaaatgagttgtttaaatcctttatataataaattctctaggagtatcgtttagtcaccggggaagggtaggttgaaataacctaagcCCAAAaatacacgtgccggtgtaggagtgattgaggggtaaatctccgtgttgatgtgatgagattgtttccccttatatgagATGAGATTAATGTGTTGAGATATTTACCCTTAAATGGGATAAGATTATTGCTAGTAAGATGTGTTGTGATGTCGACCcccacgacattgtggtgagacgtctTAGCCCATCGGGctgagatcagacgccatgccgtacacatggtgttattgtgagtggatgtctcaGGGTGAGATGTCTTAGCCAACCggactgagatcggactccgtgctaaaagcaaAATagtgtatcggtactaaagatttcccaacttaaaaatattgaaacttgaaaTTTATCTTTCTCCTAACTTGACATCTTGATACTatttgaggctctcattgatttcatgtttccttctcattttactattactcgttctattgtgagggtgtttagttttacatactagtactattctatatgtattAACCTCCtctttgccgggggcgctgcatctttaatggatgcaagtggttccacagcaggcggtattgatcagtgatagcagtacaccctctcctcagcggACTTGGTGAGACCCATTTCATTTTGGGGTCTTGTATCTCTTGTCCTCTATGTAtattgttttgaggtatagccatagccttgttgccggcaccatcatactactcttttgtatctattagaggctccttAGACTTAGTGTGGGTGGTATCGTTGTTTTGGAAAAGTCAAACTAAAGATGTTGTATTTGTaacacatgttccacttcaaactataaaagtgtatgtattttgaaacttgttaatgatgtaactaatggtaatggacTGATGTTGTTCATATCACCCCTCATTGTGTAATTAATGAAagatatcttctctttattcatgtatgagtttgggtagagggcattgtacaggcttgcttggccgggttatcTTGGTTGAGTGTCGGTTGCGCGTATGAAATCAAGTCTGGATGTACGTACTCCAAGTTGGAAGACAAGTCTAACTCATATTCTacctggcctactctgcgtatgatcttataaggtccaatgtaccaagTGCTAAGCTATCCTTTAttaccaaatctcataacacctttcatcgatgatacctttaggaataccgagtcgtctacctgaaactccaagtctcatcgttgattatctgcatatgacttctgatgactcggAGCGGCTAATAGCATTTCCTGTATAAGCTtgatcttctcaactgcctgttgtaccaactcttgtcttactaacttagtttctccaacctcgaaccatctgataggtgacctacacttccgcCCGTAAAGACcttcgtatggagccatttgaatgctagaatgatagctattattatatgtgaACTCAATAAGCGGAAGATGAGCATCCCAGCTACCCctaaagtctatcacacaagcccgtagcatatcctcaagtggctgaatagtacgctcagcctgaccgtctatccggggatgaaatgatgtactaagacttacctgagtccccaatcctttttggaaggacctctagaaattagctgtgaattgagcacctctatctgagataatagatatagggacaccataaagtcgtactatctccttaatgtaaagccttgcataatcctctggtGAATATGTAGTCCTGATAGACAGAAAATGGGctaattttgtaagtctatcaataatcaccatatagaatcaaacttccgctgggtacgaggtaagcctatgataaaatccatattaattacttcccatttccaagtcctAATCTTTATaccctgcaataatccaccgggtttctgatgctcaatcttaacctgctgacaattaggtcACTGGGCAACGAACTCTGTTATCTCCTTCTTAATTTTGCCCCACCAATATATTTACCTGATATCATtatacatcttcgtcgctcctgAATGAACAGAATaccgagaatagtgagcttctcctaTAACCTGTCAGCGCACCCCTACTATATTGGGAACACATAATCGACTTCGATatttgaggactccatctcctgtaatctcaaatggtgtcttctcctttcgaggggttgtatctctgtaatgagctagcacaggatcctcgtactggATTTCCTTCACTTCacttactaaagaggatgttgtcgtccCCTGAATAGAAACTCCAGTATCACCTGaatccagtaatcgaactccaagattagctagctgTTGAATCTCATGGTCTATCTCACTCTTCTCCGAcataaatatgataggctacccatataTCTACGACTCATGGCGTGGGCTACTACATTCttcttccctggatggtataaaatatcaacatcatagtctttcagtagctccaactaTCGCCTCTGACGTAAAtgcaattccttttgcttgaagatatactaaaGGCTCTCATGATcaatatagatatcaacatgaatgccatacaaatagagtctccacatctttagtgcatgaatcactgcggctaactctaaatcgtgggtcgggtaattcttctcgtgctttcttagttgtctagaagcgtaagcgacaaccttaccatgctgcattaatacataacccaatccaatgcccgaagtGTCACAATaaatagcataaccatcggtcccctcTGGGAGTGTcagaactggtgctgaagtcaatctgtccttcaatgcctagaaactccgctcacaagcatcagtccactgaaatTTAGTTTTCTTCTgggtcaactttgtcaatggtgctaaAAGAGTATAAAAGCtttctacaaatctcctgtaataacctgccaaacccaggaagctacgaacctatGTCGGTGTAATGGGtttaggccaagtcttcactgcctcaatcttgtttgtatcatcccggataccctcacctgaaataatatgcccaatgaaagctacagaattcaactagaattcacatttagagaattttacGTACTCTGTGCACAGTacacaaatgatctgcatgctcagcctctgaacgagtgtaaataaaaatatcatctataaatacaatcacgaacagatctagaaagggcTGAACagacggttcatcaagtccatgaatattgctggggcattggtcaaaccgaacgacataacatgaaactcaaagtgcccatatctgacctgaatgttgtcttcagaatatctttctctctaacccttacctgatggtacccagacctcaagtctatcatcgagaaacacctggcaccctgtaactgatcaaataaatcatcaattctagGAAGCAGGTACTTATTATTGATCatcgccttattcaactgcctgtaatcaatacatatccgcaaggaaccatctttctttctcaccaataacacaggtgctccccacggtgatatAATGGGTATGATAAAGACTatttcaagcaaatccctcagttgttctttcaactctctcagctctgtaggtgccattctataaggagaaATAAATATCTGCTGAGTATATGGCAATATGTCAATAGAAAACTTAATATCCCGCTCTAGCGGATGGTCTGGAAGCTCATCGGGGAACTAATTAACCACCGGGATAGACTGAAGGGtcggtgactctactttcacatcctgtacccgaactaagtgataaatatagccctttctgatcatgtTCCTTGCTccgagataggaaataaacctacctctcggcgatgcagtattacctttcaATTCTAGAACTagctcccctggaaactggaaccgaaccatcatctttgatctacaatcaacgttagtaTAACAAGAAGCCAAACAATCAATATCCattttaacatcaaattctaccatatccaGCTCAATCAGGTCTGTTACTGTAGAACGACtttgaactactactatacaatctctatatacccgtctagctatcaGTAGATCCCCAACGAGTGTAGACATCTCAAAATgtttaatcaactcaggttctatcccaaacttactagcaaccaatggAGTGACGTAcaataaggtggaacctggatcaaccaatgcatatacatcatatgaggagactgataatatacatgTAAGAACATCAAGTGATGACTCCTCATTCTATCGACCCGCTAATGCCTCTATGCgattctgaggaccgctcgagctagatgctccatttctacctctaccacgaccgatTGGTGCCTGTGAACCTTGCCCAGGGGGGTGTACTGATGATGGCAAATCAACAATAGATCCCGCTGGCTGAACTATACCTGCACGACCTCTCGTCGGGCTATCTCTCAGAACATGGCTCGGATAACCACAactataacaaacacccaaccccacaaGGCACTGCCCCACATGCTTCTTACCCCattgagcacatcgtggcaacgGCGGCCTCATCTTACTCGACTCACCACTATACTGAGAACTAGAGGCCCTGGACCTCTAACTGGGCCCTAAATATGTgcaacgatcaaatctcctaccagAAAAAtgagggggtgcactagccgatGGTTGGGCTGGATACCTCGAGTGCTTGATAACAAtgagggggtgcactagccgatGGTTGGGCTGGATACCTCGAGTACTTGATAACAAcatgataggggtccaagaattactaaagaaaatcaagaaacgtgcgaaagctaaaagaaaataaagaaacaaaaaaaccacagaaaattaaagatagattgaataagaaagagtttcttgaattcaagaagtctattcttgaagttgaatcctaacaacaacaattagctaacaaagaactaatcgcctttggtagagaattaaaaataagagatagattgtgaaacctgaccctttagaataacaagaacaacaatacgcttaaacttatcacctttcttgaatacctagaagtgatctaagatttcgaaagagtttaatcttaccaccttaagttgagtcttgaaggttgaagaataaatccaagagtagccacacacaagagtgcaagaaaaatctcacaatttttattgatattgtctatcataatctaaaatctaaaaacaaagaggacacccctttatatagagagggggtcacgaaattcctacctaaaaacaaggaaataaagtcctaaactactttggacaacaagtccaaatacattaggaaaaggaaaaacactaggaaacaaaaaccaagtcaatcttagaaagtaactccaacaataccttaactacctaggaaagcaataaatctagtaccaaaatatatggaaataagttaaaaccaatcttggatagaattttaaaagtcgcaaaccaatcatggataggatcttggaaatcttgcaggcaacttggcaccaacttttacccaacttctatcacgcctatttaacctttcttgggcagcaagtaagtcctttttatgttataaaaacgtggCTTCGTGTAGGACTTATTTGGCTGCAAGTTTGGACGtatttttaggtgccaaataggtccaatagtggcctgatttgaccttcttcagaggatgtctcttgggatctaatccacattttcttggacatgaatttggaccataaaataattataatacctagacaactcatatcctttatcatTGAGCTccccatcccaattaacaacttctttatttgcacttgaagtctaatgaccttgttttgcaactctttagcttgacatcttgttaaaggccctctttgagattccaaagcttcattcttgtccttgaatagatttgagctttctaggatgctatcattcccctcttcttgaagaaaattcatcttcgaatttcgaccttgcaagaaaaagaagtcacgcactagtaaatggcatccactaatatgaaaaaatggtagaaataaaacaagatagtgatCATGTatccacttaacccaattaagcctaataggtgtaaatactcctttataaagcatatagacatcatcatcccaataaaatttatgcctacttagagttgtccaataaaaacctctcttagatgcactatgtaatgaaatttgcaatgcgatcttgtcaataaggtagtccaaacatgtgcatgccaaagaaattacaaaatatcggtcatgcatccatttaacacaagtatctctgccacatgtatcaaataagacactcttatgatataaccaagtatcaattataaatcccatagattcttctacatgtaagttattcaaagaaacacataaattctcagaaaggtcagaagaacccataaattccaaaatacaaatttcaatacattcaagctcatcattataactttccccaataatattcgcaacatcaatggattctacataattgctcaaactgccacagaaagagtcatagataggttcatgaaagagtatttgatcactaacgtcacaataatcatacatatcctctttaatagtagcaaacacttttacaggctcacaatcaacatgcctagaggaatgacttcccatcaaacaacaaaactcacattctaggaatttatcacatgaaaactcattagacacttgaataagagaagaaagaacatttaactcattagaaagcctcttctcataaatttcatgcctctttccaccaagttggaatgcataatcatctatgtcatactcaatttcaaaaggaagcaaattactcttgcactttaacttagatattacagttaataacttgatatgcatcaaaatatcatcatccacaaaaattataaagtcaccaacataagaaataagagtatagttcattacctccaaaaataccttaggtgttctaggaaggccaagaatgtgaatgaacgaattatacatatcatacttggacttatttattaATGGAGCaacatcaccttgtattcttttatgcaatgattctagcttagcaatggctttaggaaactccatgtcataaacctgtaaataagaattaaaatagtcaaaaggctcaataacaaagaatttaaccaagcttttatcttccaccatccaacaagaattaatttcgcctaattcatattggaatccaattggatccttTACCACCATTTCTCGCGCCTCATCTCtcctttcaaaaggtctttcaacacgtggctgcacaaaatcacaagaactaaaacaagaatgagttaatgggttaggaagtaaagaaattttattcttgcttacactctctttggctttctctcactaaagttcttttcttcttctttactcaaaccctcttgtttttctctctttacCTCAAAAacttttcttatctcattgccttctctcttttcttttccctcaagctcactctttttctcaattgacatcccattctcttcattcaatacaacctctcctttttcctctcttgagatgtcaacatgcactcccttactcctctcattcttttctctctcatatttttccatattctctttaacagtcttttcatcttcataaatttgtgagggagtcaaaggtccaagaataagtttcttcccgttaacctcaaaagagtatttatttttttcaaagctcttctataggcataccatggctttcccaacaagatatgataattattcatgggaatcacatcacaccagatcgcatcctcataccttccaatagagaatagattaacactcttttatctacctttatTCCTCTCAATATGTAGcgttcaatatgctcaacacaaggaaagtttaatttttcaaccatataagtgctaattgagttatagccaaactctttgtcaattctaagggcacaaatc of Nicotiana tomentosiformis chromosome 7, ASM39032v3, whole genome shotgun sequence contains these proteins:
- the LOC138895902 gene encoding uncharacterized protein codes for the protein MRPPLPRCAQWGKKHVGQCLVGLGVCYSCGYPSHVLRDSPTRGRAGIVQPAGSIVDLPSSVHPPGQGSQAPIGRGRVSSYDVYALVDPGSTLLYVTPLVASKFGIEPELIKHFEMSTLVGDLLIARRVYRDCIVVVQSRSTVTDLIELDMVEFDVKMDIDCLASCYTNVDCRSKMMVRFQFPGELVLELKGNTASPRGEGIRDDTNKIEAVKTWPKPITPT